The Apium graveolens cultivar Ventura chromosome 6, ASM990537v1, whole genome shotgun sequence genome contains a region encoding:
- the LOC141666567 gene encoding uncharacterized protein LOC141666567: MSQVTQEIRAKATEMYTGHDICEEKSKTLLVEMGLPNGLLPLQDIVECGIIRETGYVWLIQKKKVEHKFEKIGKLVSYGTEVTAVIEKGKIKKLSGVKTKELLLWVTLSDIYTDDPPTGKITFKTPTGLYRTFPTSAFEVEDGAAVKEV; this comes from the coding sequence atgaGTCAGGTGACACAGGAAATCAGGGCCAAGGCTACAGAAATGTACACTGGCCATGACATATGTGAAGAAAAATCCAAGACTTTGCTAGTTGAAATGGGCTTACCAAATGGCCTTTTACCACTCCAGGACATTGTAGAATGTGGGATCATAAGAGAAACTGGCTATGTTTGGCTGATTCAGAAGAAGAAAGTTGAGCACAAGTTTGAGAAGATTGGTAAACTTGTGTCTTATGGCACTGAAGTCACTGCTGTTATTGAAAAAGGCAAGATCAAGAAACTCAGTGGTGTCAAGACTAAGGAGCTCTTACTTTGGGTCACATTGAGCGATATTTATACCGATGATCCGCCAACCGGGAAAATCACCTTCAAGACTCCTACTGGCCTCTACAGGACTTTCCCCACATCCGCTTTCGAAGTCGAAGATGGAGCTGCTGTCAAGGAGGTTTAA